The genome window TTTCTTAGTTAattgcccccccccccctctcatATATTAAATCtgatttcagttttcaaattgGTTCGATCCAAaagatgcatttgcattaagGGAAGACATGCGACGTTTAATGCATGAAGAGTTGGAGaataatgttattttttttaaggaaaacatTTGGTTATGCCTTTATTATCTTGTTTTATACAATGTCAAAAACTAATTTCTTATACTTTATTCTATCATGTTGTTTTGGAAAGTTAATATCTTGGAACTTTTTCAGTATTATACTTAATAAAATAGTTAAGATTCTCGACTTTCAATTATTCTTTATTCCACCACACGCTTCCACCACACATGACACTCTagacacttttatttttatcttaCACCACATCATTATTACGTAAGCATGACACAAGCTaagcaaaataatattattttcttgattttacatttcattccattccctccCCTTCCCCCCAGTTTCATAAACCCCAACTAATAAAACGTTTAGGGTTTTTGGGATCAATTAATTATCTTAACTTGGTTATGTTATAAGAGATTGATGGGTAAGCCTGATATGTAAAGTTATGTGCCCTCTGTTGCAGTGAAGTTGTTTGGAGCTTCCTTGCTTAACTGCCTAGCTTTAACTTGTATGAAgatgtggcaaaaaaaattctaacTAGTAAGTTCTTTTTTCTGAAATGCAACTATGCTGAGACTTCCACCATAGTAAGATGGTAATGAAGAACTCGCAAGGAAGCACAATGATCACCCCCGTTTAAACATAACAAAATTTACATTCTTTAGTTCAATAGTTCAACATCAACCTACCTATTTCTTTAGTTGAGTTATCCAGGTTGGTTTAATACTTGGATCAATTACAGTTAAGATAATTGTGTGTGGAGAAGATAGTCTTATTCTTTGATAATAGAGTtgttataaacaaattattggCGACGATCCAAGGCctaatattatatcaatatcattatataaaaaacaaacaTGCATATACACACTTAAAAAACCCATGTGTTCATGTCTATACAGAGAAGAAAAGTCTGATCACATATTAAGGAGCGCGATAATAGGCAACATATAACATCAATACAGATACTTACCTGCCGAAGCATACAAGTAGAACAATCCAAAATATTGCACTTGTCCAACTTGATTCTTTGTATACAACCCAAACCTGATAAtggtattaaacaaaataaacctCAAAAATCttaatgatatttaaataattctCTATACGTCAAAATCATATATAGCTGCGCTCTTTCTGAAGCTTTATGTTACACTACGGGTTAAGAAGGgttcaattttctaaaaattatgcTGGTGACTAGTTTCAAGCAAATTAACCTATCACAAGCATATATCAAAATTGAAGCTATTGCATATCAAAATGAACTTTAGTTATGAAAACAGCTGCAGCTCTTTTTGAAACAGCAGACAACGAGGATGAATTGTTCGCCAGTGAGAATATCctttatgatttataaatttatgaaattcttgtttcattatagtAAGAGCACTCTTGATGATCCAAATCGTTATCTTTTGGAATTTTAAGTCTAAAGTAATTATTAAGACCATTCCTTAACATACAGTACAGACTGGCCTAGGGAATCAAAATCATGTACATATCCAGAGAACCTCTCAGTTAACTTGACACAAAGACAGAAGATGTTACATGCTTAGACTGTCTAGATAAAATCCTAATGAATAGAATGTGATTGGAAATATTTTATTGGAACTACTCAAGCACTAGTTCTTAATGATGAACTTTTTCAAGTGTAGATTAACTGGCCAAAAACTGATGAGCGAGTAATATATATCCACATCAATTTATCAATTTCCATTTGCCCTTAAAATGTGATACATGTAGCACATTATATTAGATGGCCAAGTTTAAATTTGCATAAATATTGTAGTCACATATACTAACACAAGTTTAATACATTTAACCTAAACATACCGATAAAACTGCAACATTGATGTAGAAATCAATAAGTGTTGCTGTCATCCACCTGAAAATACAATAGCTCCTTGAAGTGAATAACACAAAACTGTGTGCCATAATATGAATTAAATTATGAAAGGCAGACACAGAGCAGACAAGCATCACTTTTTGATCCCCTGCAAGGACATATTCTCAACAAGCTAGGAGATAAATTTGCAAGTAAAAACTGCATTACTCCAAGAACTGGCAAAGAACTTTCTTAAATGTATTTTCAAATGTTTGAGTCAAAGCTTTGGTCCTTTGTGGTAATGTATATTTCAAATGTTTTAGACAAAACTTAGGTCCTTGGTGGTAAGTTAAAATTGCATAGTCGGGCTTCTGGTTTTAACTGTTTCCAGGCAGAGGTTTTGGTACACAAATGTTAAAAGATAGAAAAGATTTATGTATCTAGGCACCATTTAGtgcttataaatttttttaagaatttactCTAGCAGTCGATATAATGCATAGCAAAATACTGTCTACTTAGGTACAAGTTATAACCATTAGTATGTTCAAGCACACAAATACTTTAAATAAGTGAATAAGAACTCAAAGAATGATAGAGAGAGAAGCCAAAGAATTTGGGAAGGATGCATAGCTGATTAAGCTTTGATACTAAGTTCTTTATGTATGAATTTGCAAGTTTCTGGGACAATTGCTGGAAGTAGTCTCTGTGGACAAATTGTTACTAATATATCAAATAGGAAAATTTCCATCAAAGTAACTTGAAGAGTTACCATTTACCTTATTAGCTTATTAGGAAAACCCAAAAAAAGTATACCATTCTATGATATCAACTGCCGATTGCACATGGACAAGAAAGCAGACTGTATTATTATATCCAACCAAGCGGGAAGGAACCAAGCAAGAAGAAACAGGCCTTGGCATAGCCAAAGTCATACCAGTATTTAGAGAAGTTATAGTTGTTTAAGAGCTGTATTGATTCGTGcttaaattttggaaaaaatatatcacaaGATCTATGTCCTTAGTCAATAAGAGGGCTATAACTAATTAGAGACGAGAGCTAATATGGGTCAACTAGCTTACAATGGTTGCTATAGAAACATTGTTGCGAAGTCCAAAAACAAGTTTCTAGTTTTCATATTGATCCTTCCAGAATTGCTAAGAGATGTGCTGCTCAGGATATAAAATGTAACTAATGGAATCTATAGAAAATTGAAGTGTCTATTTAGGAACAAACTGATGTACTTGGTAGAGTGATCCTTTGCATATAGCACGTAACTGATGGGATCTATGTACTGAAATTAATTGCCTGTTGAAAGATTCAGAACCAAGTATTTATTTAAGAACAAACTGATGTACTTGGTAGAGTGATCCTTAGGATATAGAATGTAACTGACGGGATCTATGGACTGAAATTGATTGCCTGTGAAAAGATTCAGAACTCAGTGTTTATTTAGGAACAAACTGATGTACTTGGTAGAGTAATCCTTGTCAGTTTTCAGTAAGCTGATAGCAATGCTAGAGACTTTGTTCGTTACACATGTTGCGAACAGTAGCATCAACCTAAACTTTAATTTAAATccaattttatattagtatgcTGACGATGATGCTTTTTAGTGTGTGGATACTATTTCAAAGAGGGTCGCACAATAAACAAGTGAAACTTGAATGTAACATCGATAACTAAAAAATATCCAACATTCAGGAGGAAAGAATTGCTCTGAGACATGCATTGCAATAGCAAAATGTCTTTTCCTTTTAAAAACAGGAAGTCAATGGTAAAAAACTTACGGTGTAAAGAGCTCTTTACGAAATGGAGAACCATCAGTAACAAGAGTATATAGTAAAGTTCCCAGCATTATGCAGCCCAGTACGCTAAAGAGAACTCTGGAACTTACAACCGAGTAAATCTTCTTTTTTTCCACTTCAATCCTGAATAATAATTCAGCATTAGATGTTACATAGAAAAAGGATGGTAAAACAAGATCCATTAAAGGGAGTTAATGGAGGCCAGGTTGATTTTAGATATAATCAactcacaaaatttaaaaaaagatatattcGACCTTCTTCAGTTAAGATATCTACTCACATAATAACGACAAGAAGAAAATAGTATGATATATTAACATAGCTTTCATGAGAATTTCCAAATGCAGAAACTAATAGATAGAACATGCAAATTATAGGTAGGAAATTGCCACTTTAAATTCCACGAGAAAAGAATCACTTCAACCCTGAAGAAGATACAATATTTTTTGATTCACATAAACCTATAGCAACTAAACATGAAAAATGACTCAGTAATATAGTCGAAAAAACTAAACATGGAAGTCTGATTAGCTAAAGCAAGATGTTTATCATATGACTAAACtaagaatatttaaaatatttggcaTATTATATCATATTGTTACTTGTAGGCCTCATACTAATGAAGTTATCATCTCCGATACCACTTGTTGGCCTGCTAAGCCAGCCATAATAAACTCCACAATAATAATTGTCTGCTTTGGGCCAAGCCCGCATGGGTTTGTTTTTTGGGCACTCCCAAAATgcctcatactaatggagttatctggctgcttatattctagCTATTTGCCCCTCCCACAGCCGACATGGGAGAACTCCTGACGGTATGTTTTATCAGCTACCAAGTCCAGACCAGTTGGCTATTTAAGACCTCTGTTTACCAAGGGACTTACCCATTTTGCTCACAAATGTCTAAAAAAATCAGTTATAACAGTGGCATCAAATTTTTGATAAAGTGGCTGTTGTGCTGGTTATCATCTTCCGGAAAGCGTTCAAATCATTCAATTGGCAGAGGACTTTGTGACACACATAAGTCCCATGTAACAAAATCATGGGCGAaggtaagtcccatgtgaagaaggtCAAGGGCTAAGGTATTatgtttatattgtatcacactattttatttattgtgcactaagcAGGGGtctcacggaaacagcctctctactttaagggtagaggcatggtctgcgtacattttaccctcctcagaccctgctctaagcgggatatactgagcacgtttggtttggtttggtttaataatgaATCCATGTTGGCTAGGTAAATGCTGCTTTAAAGGCAGACGAATTCGCAGTGTGGCGACTTAAACTGTTGAGgtatttattaattagtttattgCTCCTGAAGTTTATTGCTCATGAACCATATGCTTCTAGGAGATTCACGTTATCTTGTCAGGATCTTTAGCTCAGCATATAATTACACATCATGTTTTATTAAAAACGTATCTACGGTCTCATCTTTCTGAGTATTGGCAAACAAGCAACACCTGCATTACATTCTGGGCATTGTGCAATAACAGTTAACATAAGTTCTTTTTCTCCCATGCCGATTATCCAACAAAATAatatgaatgtgtgtgtgtgtgtgtgatctaaaatataactaatggtatttcaattttcaaaagtTGTTATCCACTCAATGGACAAAACATCTGTCAGAGAAACAATATCTCCAATAAGTTAGGTAAACTTACTGTGTCTTATCATGCAACAAAAGAAAGTAGATAGGATCTTGTAAAGAATCCCGAGGTGACAGCTTGAATAACTGAAGAACAATGTAGCCGCAAGTTGTAATGCTGTAAACAAAGAACAAACAAATGATAGCAACATCATATATGTGAACTGTTACACAAAAGTtacaataattaaaactaatatcaGCAAAGACgtcattttattttgttctttaaatataaaagatCAATATTTACAGCTATGTTACTCAGACTTTATTTTCCCTCGAGTACCCGTATTAGACATTCAACACTTGGACATGGATATGGACATTtggacacttattttaggccaaacaCATGTAAAATTTCAACATTTGCCGGATCCAACACTTGGACATGTATCCAAATTGGACACTTCCACCCGAGTCCCAAGTAATAAAGATTCATTGCACTGACAATACATAAATCACATTTGAAGCAAGAAGTATCACATCACAGCTTCTTCACAATGAATCCAATTTATTGTGCATCCTTCCACAAACTTGTGTGTTATTGATCATTTATCATAACCAACACCAAACCGATCTTTGTTTGCAAAATGTTTTTCCTTGTCGACCAAATCcatgttttaaatatatatacagacCCAAATACATTTAAGGAACCTATCAGTTTTCCGTATATTGCAGATACTCTTTTTCGATTATATAGGCATAATAGACCGAAAAACATAAGAATAAACATGAAGCTTACCTTCCAAAACATACCAATAAAACTAACCAAAGTATTCCACTAACCCAATTTCCTTCCTTGTATAGAACCCAAACCTGCAAGAGGCATACAAGAGagtatacaaatatttataatcaGTAATCTTTTTGTTATGGTTAAATACTATCTTGCAAGTCAGATAAGTTCACATGTAGGCCAGGAAATTGGACTTTTTGTCTTGTTTTTACCCTCCATATTTTCTTGGGTAGTAAATTTCCCTAGACATTATTTTTGTAGAAGATGTATCTATAGCTTGTCCAAGtacatataaaacatataatcacttGACAAGATATAGTAACACATAAAAACACATGGCACTAAGATGAGCCAAATAGAAACTCAACACAGTGTTAAATTCAGGTTTTCTTTTTGTCTAAGTGTATATAGTCGATTCTCTTTACTAGTCAGATTTCGTTTGTGGATCCATAATTGAATTTGAAGTTGTTTTGTCGTTATGTTCCTGGCTAAGGAGCTAAAGAACTTGGCTTTGGCTGCTGATAACACAGCGACAAGTAGTGAGGTAGATTAGTATTTAGCAATGTACAGCCACTTGTATGCAACGCGAGGAGATGTACACGAAGAGTGCAGGGTGATAGGACTATGGTATTTTGCTATGTATGGAAAAAGGTAGGCAGACAGAAGAATAAGAGTTTAAATAATAGGAAAACAACTACAAATGCTGATCAGAGTAGGACAAACGGAAAGATGACTAGTAATATCTAATGGGCTGGAAATGTGGCAATACTAATTATAGAAACAAGTGTCTGGATAGTGAATCAGCTGATAAAATAAgtagaaatttaaaaaatgataatcCGGCTTATATGTGAGTGATGTTGGATCTCCTGCAAAAATATATcactaaaacaattaaaaaatatttttaggatTCCGAGATCATATTGAACAACTGTTCTTCATAGTTGTGAGTGCTTCTTACTGATGGAGATCATCCGCAATATATAGACATTACTATATAACCTCTCCATCCCAAAAACATAACTCTCTATtacacaataaatatatattagttacaattgatataataattacacaaatatgaacttacaaatacaaattaattGTATTTAATTCCTTTAAGGTTGTTTGACAAGGGGTCACATTGCTGATTTACCATTCATCCTATAGGTTTTTTGGTGATAATGCAGGTGTGTGTACATTTTCTCGTTTTCCAACTTTTTCATGATAATTGCCCAGAACATAAACATTACAAAATTTACAGGATTCAAATAATTGAAGTACGAATTAAAATTATACACTAGAAAATGGACCAATAGATTCGATAACACAAAGAAACATACCCCAATAGCTACAATATTGATATAGAAATCGATCAAAGTGGCTGCCATCCATCTGCAACAtcaaaaaagatattattaCATAACCAAACCAACAACTTTTAAAATTTAGCATATAAAAACACAAGAAATCAAAGAATAACAATTTATCacaacattaaaatatattagttgaTTACAACTACACATTAAGTATTCAATTAAATTTTCAGTCCAAaaggagagaaagagagaggggggggggagatggagagaga of Daucus carota subsp. sativus chromosome 3, DH1 v3.0, whole genome shotgun sequence contains these proteins:
- the LOC108211000 gene encoding uncharacterized protein LOC108211000 isoform X1, yielding MANSVLAISLKSFFSALGCLMLATLIYTISIDGLPFRKDLLTPWMAATLIDFYINIVAIGVWVLYKEGNWVSGILWLVLLVCFGSITTCGYIVLQLFKLSPRDSLQDPIYFLLLHDKTQIEVEKKKIYSVVSSRVLFSVLGCIMLGTLLYTLVTDGSPFRKELFTPWMTATLIDFYINVAVLSVWVVYKESSWTSAIFWIVLLVCFGSITTCVYIVWQLFHLGPQDPVSLVLFRSSNRAENMYEGIIHQDYNTRV
- the LOC108211000 gene encoding uncharacterized protein LOC108211000 isoform X2, with the translated sequence MANSVLAISLKSFFSALGCLMLATLIYTISIDGLPFRKDLLTPWMAATLIDFYINIVAIGVWVLYKEGNWVSGILWLVLLVCFGSITTCGYIVLQLFKLSPRDSLQDPIYFLLLHDKTQIEVEKKKIYSVVSSRVLFSVLGCIMLGTLLYTLVTDGSPFRKELFTPWMTATLIDFYINVAVLSVWVVYKESSWTSAIFWIVLLVCFGSITTCVYIVWQLFHLGPQDPVSLVLFRSSNRRQYRLI
- the LOC108211000 gene encoding uncharacterized protein LOC108211000 isoform X3, which codes for MANSVLAISLKSFFSALGCLMLATLIYTISIDGLPFRKDLLTPWMAATLIDFYINIVAIGVWVLYKEGNWVSGILWLVLLVCFGSITTCGYIVLQLFKLSPRDSLQDPIYFLLLHDKTQIEVEKKKIYSVVSSRVLFSVLGCIMLGTLLYTLVTDGSPFRKELFTPWMTATLIDFYINVAVLSVWVVYKESSWTSAIFWIVLLVCFGSITTCVYIVWQLFHLGPQDPVSLVLFRSSNRKHV